The genomic region ATGCGGCCTCCCTATAAAAGACTTCCGCCATGATAACTGGAACCCGGGGCGGGCTCCATGTCGGCATGGGTGTTTTTGGCTCTTTTAACCCTGCAGTTGACGGCAAGGTTGACCGGCGACGCGTTTCCAAAAGACCTGCTTTTATATTTAATCTCCACCGAATCAGGCTCATCGGGATGAAAGCAAAGCTCCACATTTTTGCCGATAAGGGCCACAGGCCCCTCATACAGTCTGCCGTTTAAGGTGATGGTCCGGTCTTTGGCCACCCTGCGTCTTGCGGTGATTCGAAAATGATCTTTCAGATTTGCGGGAGCGGCTCTTAAACATTCCATATGGGCGGTGAAGCGCTCGAAAGGACTCTGGCCTGTGGCCCCATGTTTCTTTGGGTGATATTGGGTCCCGATCCAGCGGGTCAGCGCAGAATTGATATCATTGATCGTATCTCCTTGAAAGTCAGGCAAAAAACCCGACCGCACGGTTTTAAACCACCGCTCGATCTTTCCCTTTCCCTGGGGTTTATACGGCCGGGCGCGAATAAGCGCGATATTTAATGAGGCGGCGGTATAAGCCAGACGGACGCTGCGAAACGCCGCGCCGTTGTCCACATAGAGTTTTCGGGGCAGGCCGCGCTTCAAAAGCGCGTCCTGAAACGCGTCCATATAGTTGACCAGATTTTCTGAGAAATAAAATTTCGCGTGAACGATCAGCCTGGAATGATCGTCTATGATGGCGATCAGATAAGTCTTTTTATTTTTGCCGTCGGCAAGAACTTTGGGTCCGTGCATGAC from Candidatus Desulfarcum epimagneticum harbors:
- a CDS encoding conserved hypothetical protein (Evidence 4 : Unknown function but conserved in other organisms), translated to MDMTRKTPEDRRKFEAEMPNDLWQSDVMHGPKVLADGKNKKTYLIAIIDDHSRLIVHAKFYFSENLVNYMDAFQDALLKRGLPRKLYVDNGAAFRSVRLAYTAASLNIALIRARPYKPQGKGKIERWFKTVRSGFLPDFQGDTINDINSALTRWIGTQYHPKKHGATGQSPFERFTAHMECLRAAPANLKDHFRITARRRVAKDRTITLNGRLYEGPVALIGKNVELCFHPDEPDSVEIKYKSRSFGNASPVNLAVNCRVKRAKNTHADMEPAPGSSYHGGSLL